One stretch of Balneola sp. MJW-20 DNA includes these proteins:
- the nadC gene encoding carboxylating nicotinate-nucleotide diphosphorylase, with amino-acid sequence MNTLHYKEILDQAIREDIGAQDLTTDAIFPSNQLAKGVFTAKADGVLAGSEAIEIGFGILSRDVKVTHHKWDGHPVNTGDAIATVEAPIHCLLTGERVVLNLLQHLSGIATSTREAISNLNDPSITITDTRKTLPGLRYLQKYAVRCGGGRNHRFRLDDGVMIKDNHIKAAGSIAQAVELARANIGHMVKIEVETESREQVLEAIESKADVIMLDNRSPEEVKEFVELIPDNITVEVSGGINPDSIATYKNCGADVISLGWLTHSVTAMDISFNLVK; translated from the coding sequence ATGAACACCCTTCACTACAAAGAGATCCTTGACCAGGCAATCAGAGAAGACATTGGGGCTCAGGACCTGACAACCGATGCTATATTTCCGTCTAATCAGCTGGCAAAAGGTGTATTTACGGCTAAGGCAGACGGAGTTCTTGCAGGTTCTGAAGCTATTGAGATCGGATTTGGTATTTTAAGCCGGGATGTAAAAGTAACACATCATAAATGGGATGGTCATCCCGTTAATACCGGCGACGCGATAGCAACCGTAGAGGCACCGATCCATTGCCTTTTAACCGGTGAACGTGTTGTTCTTAATTTATTACAGCATCTAAGTGGAATTGCAACATCTACCAGAGAAGCCATATCAAATTTAAATGATCCCTCTATTACCATTACTGATACCCGTAAAACGCTGCCAGGTTTACGATATCTTCAAAAATATGCCGTACGTTGCGGTGGCGGAAGAAATCACAGATTCCGATTGGATGATGGGGTCATGATCAAAGACAATCACATCAAAGCAGCAGGATCTATAGCTCAGGCAGTTGAATTAGCACGCGCAAATATCGGCCATATGGTTAAGATCGAAGTGGAAACGGAGAGCAGAGAGCAGGTGTTGGAAGCCATAGAGAGCAAAGCAGATGTGATCATGCTTGATAATCGCTCCCCCGAAGAGGTAAAAGAGTTTGTTGAATTAATTCCGGATAATATAACTGTAGAAGTCTCAGGAGGTATTAATCCTGATTCTATTGCAACATATAAAAATTGCGGGGCCGATGTAATCTCACTGGGATGGCTCACTCATTCGGTAACTGCCATGGATATAAGTTTTAATCTTGTTAAGTAA
- the nadA gene encoding quinolinate synthase NadA produces the protein MDVLEILDIESSVSLPERYNRLSIAEMEERVREIKLKFGKKLFIPGHHYQKDEVIQFADARGDSLKLAQICATMDEAEFIVFCGVHFMAETADMLTKGDQKVILPDMRAGCSMADMADIEQTVKGWELMQETWGDTILPLTYVNSTAAIKGFVGKYGGATVTSSNAKQMLEWAFTQKSRILFLPDQHLGRNTAFDLGIPLEQMAVYAPLENKFEFEGDLDDVKVILWKGHCSVHEKFNIKHVENLRERDPDVNIIVHPECTYDVVQSADYKGSTNYIIKTIEAAPSGSKWAIGTEMNLVNRLIEENPDKEIESLNPFMCPCLTMNRIDLPHLLWSLEKLEEGEVVNQISVPEEVTKHAVLALNRMLERS, from the coding sequence ATGGATGTTTTAGAAATACTTGATATCGAATCATCGGTTTCCCTGCCAGAGCGATACAATAGACTCAGCATAGCTGAAATGGAAGAACGTGTACGTGAGATCAAGCTTAAGTTTGGCAAAAAACTGTTTATTCCCGGTCATCATTACCAGAAAGATGAAGTAATCCAGTTCGCTGATGCACGGGGAGACTCACTTAAACTTGCACAGATCTGTGCAACCATGGATGAAGCTGAATTCATTGTATTTTGCGGTGTGCATTTTATGGCAGAGACTGCTGATATGCTTACCAAAGGGGATCAGAAAGTGATCCTTCCTGACATGAGAGCAGGATGCTCTATGGCAGATATGGCCGATATTGAACAGACCGTGAAAGGGTGGGAACTCATGCAGGAAACCTGGGGGGATACCATATTACCCCTCACCTATGTGAACTCCACGGCAGCTATCAAAGGATTCGTCGGGAAATACGGTGGTGCTACCGTAACCTCTTCTAATGCAAAACAAATGCTTGAGTGGGCCTTTACACAGAAATCACGCATTCTTTTTCTCCCTGATCAGCACCTGGGCCGCAATACAGCTTTTGATCTCGGAATTCCACTCGAGCAGATGGCTGTATATGCACCTCTGGAAAATAAATTTGAATTTGAAGGCGATCTTGATGACGTAAAGGTGATCCTTTGGAAAGGACATTGTTCAGTTCATGAGAAGTTCAATATCAAACACGTGGAGAACCTGCGGGAAAGAGATCCTGATGTAAATATTATCGTTCACCCGGAGTGCACCTATGATGTGGTACAATCTGCAGATTACAAGGGATCAACGAATTATATCATCAAAACCATTGAAGCGGCGCCTTCAGGAAGCAAATGGGCAATCGGTACTGAGATGAATCTGGTAAATCGCCTAATAGAAGAAAACCCGGATAAAGAGATCGAGTCTCTGAACCCATTTATGTGTCCCTGCCTGACCATGAACCGAATTGACCTGCCTCATCTGCTGTGGAGTCTTGAGAAACTGGAAGAAGGAGAAGTTGTAAACCAGATCTCTGTACCAGAAGAGGTTACCAAACATGCCGTGCTGGCTTTGAACAGAATGCTGGAAAGAAGTTAA
- a CDS encoding SnoaL-like domain-containing protein gives MSYLDKINDVYNHIAQGNAMDAFEKYYSDNVDMILEDGTVVSGKDANRDRENEFFGSVEEFHGMEVQAINSNEEKGTTTVESWMDVTFKGGNRVKIEQVATQKWNGDEIVKERFYGTQQG, from the coding sequence ATGAGCTATTTAGATAAGATCAACGATGTATACAACCATATCGCACAGGGAAATGCAATGGATGCATTCGAAAAATACTATTCAGATAATGTCGATATGATCCTGGAAGACGGCACTGTAGTATCCGGAAAAGATGCGAACCGTGACCGTGAAAACGAATTCTTTGGTAGCGTTGAAGAATTTCACGGCATGGAAGTACAGGCAATCAATTCCAACGAGGAAAAAGGTACCACCACTGTTGAAAGCTGGATGGACGTTACTTTTAAAGGCGGAAACCGCGTAAAGATAGAGCAGGTTGCCACTCAGAAATGGAATGGTGACGAGATCGTAAAAGAAAGATTTTACGGTACACAGCAAGGGTAA
- a CDS encoding serine hydrolase domain-containing protein, with translation MIKRNSLVLLLVLFIQPLVAQDYFPGKWGNWEKRSPEQLGLDRVKIDEAIQFARDNESGNPRSMEENHYGTFGREPFGYGIGPFKDRGEQTGIIIKNGYIIAEWGEPQRVDMTHSVTKSFLSSTAGIAFDMGLIRDVNDRVAPYMAPVLVMDFDDNRNKADHYGDQKVLNLFESEHNQKITWNHLLRQTSDWEGTLWGKPDWADRPTGERSEWTTRPRNVPGSVYEYNDVRVNVLALALMNLFRKPLPEVLREHLMDPIGASPTWRWQGYENSWVVIDGQLMQAVSGGGHWGGGMFISARDQARLGLLTLHNGRWKDQQILSEQWNLMAQTPTEAEKGYGFMNWFLNTGKERLPSAPESAFFHLGSGVNMVYVDQDNDLVIVARWIEGSAMDGIVKRVLEAHN, from the coding sequence ATGATCAAACGTAATTCTTTAGTACTGCTGCTTGTTCTATTCATTCAACCTCTCGTTGCTCAGGATTACTTTCCGGGTAAATGGGGAAACTGGGAAAAAAGAAGTCCGGAGCAATTGGGTCTGGATCGTGTAAAGATCGATGAAGCTATTCAGTTCGCCCGTGATAATGAAAGCGGTAATCCAAGAAGTATGGAAGAAAATCATTACGGAACCTTTGGGCGTGAACCCTTTGGATACGGTATAGGGCCGTTTAAAGATCGCGGGGAGCAGACCGGTATCATCATCAAGAACGGATATATCATTGCAGAATGGGGAGAGCCCCAGCGCGTGGATATGACGCATAGTGTGACTAAAAGCTTTTTGTCATCAACAGCCGGAATTGCTTTTGATATGGGACTCATCCGGGATGTAAATGATCGCGTCGCTCCGTATATGGCACCGGTTCTGGTCATGGACTTCGATGATAATCGTAACAAAGCAGATCATTATGGTGACCAAAAAGTACTGAATCTGTTTGAGAGCGAGCACAATCAAAAGATCACCTGGAATCACCTTTTGCGACAGACCAGCGACTGGGAGGGAACATTATGGGGCAAACCTGACTGGGCAGACCGGCCTACTGGAGAACGCAGCGAATGGACTACGCGCCCCCGTAACGTACCTGGAAGTGTGTATGAGTATAATGATGTACGGGTAAATGTTCTTGCACTTGCTCTTATGAACCTATTCAGAAAGCCTCTGCCGGAAGTTCTCAGAGAGCACCTCATGGACCCGATCGGAGCCTCTCCTACCTGGAGATGGCAGGGATACGAAAACTCGTGGGTGGTCATAGACGGACAGCTTATGCAGGCAGTGAGCGGCGGCGGTCATTGGGGAGGAGGCATGTTCATATCTGCCCGTGACCAGGCAAGACTTGGTTTGCTTACGTTACATAACGGCCGCTGGAAAGATCAACAGATCCTTTCTGAGCAATGGAATCTGATGGCCCAGACCCCAACAGAAGCAGAAAAGGGTTATGGGTTTATGAACTGGTTTCTCAATACTGGTAAAGAAAGACTGCCAAGTGCTCCTGAAAGTGCTTTCTTTCATTTGGGCTCAGGAGTAAATATGGTATACGTAGATCAGGACAACGATCTCGTGATCGTAGCCCGATGGATCGAGGGTTCAGCCATGGACGGAATTGTTAAAAGAGTATTGGAAGCGCATAATTAA
- a CDS encoding amidohydrolase, translating to MRLCLIPLLILCLSSTAFAQNEALKKVIDQKADEIEEQVIEWRRHFHENPELSNREFETAEYIAAYLNELGLEVQTGVAKTGVVGILKGGKAGPVVGLRADIDALPVVERTDVPFKSVATGIYQGNEVGVMHACGHDTHIAMLMGVAKILTDMKEDLPGTVKFIFQPAEEGAPLGEEGGAELMVKEGVLKNPEVDAIFGLHISDDTPVGVIEYRPEGIMAAVNSYSIQVKGKQAHGSAPWNGVDPIVTSAQIINNIQTIVSRNLPLTEQAAVVTVGIIRGGVRNNIIPEEVYMEGTIRTLDADMRKTLFERLETIVTNTAESNGAEATLTINKGYPITYNDPELTAAMLPTLEETAGKDNVVLINAITGAEDFSFFQKEVPGLYLFIGGKAEGREAAGHHTPDFYIDESGMKLGVRTLSNLVFDYTARSAGQ from the coding sequence ATGAGACTCTGTTTAATCCCCCTACTGATTCTATGTCTGTCTTCCACTGCGTTTGCACAAAATGAAGCCCTAAAAAAGGTTATTGACCAAAAGGCTGATGAGATCGAAGAACAGGTTATTGAATGGCGCCGCCATTTTCACGAAAATCCGGAGCTATCAAATCGTGAATTTGAGACTGCTGAATACATTGCTGCATATTTGAATGAACTTGGGCTGGAAGTTCAGACCGGAGTCGCAAAAACTGGCGTAGTAGGAATTTTAAAGGGGGGAAAAGCAGGACCGGTAGTAGGCTTAAGAGCCGATATTGATGCTCTTCCCGTAGTAGAAAGAACCGACGTACCTTTTAAATCCGTTGCTACCGGAATTTACCAGGGAAATGAAGTCGGCGTTATGCATGCCTGCGGCCACGATACCCATATAGCCATGCTGATGGGAGTAGCAAAAATTCTTACCGACATGAAAGAGGACCTGCCAGGCACGGTCAAGTTCATCTTTCAACCTGCGGAAGAGGGTGCTCCGTTGGGAGAAGAAGGCGGAGCGGAACTAATGGTTAAAGAAGGAGTACTTAAAAATCCTGAAGTTGATGCCATATTCGGTCTGCACATTTCAGATGATACTCCGGTAGGAGTCATTGAATACCGACCGGAAGGAATCATGGCAGCTGTTAACAGCTATAGTATACAGGTTAAAGGCAAACAGGCTCACGGGTCAGCTCCCTGGAACGGAGTAGATCCCATTGTTACCTCTGCTCAGATAATCAATAATATTCAGACTATTGTGAGTCGAAACCTGCCATTAACAGAACAGGCCGCTGTTGTTACCGTTGGAATCATAAGGGGCGGTGTCAGGAACAATATTATTCCGGAAGAAGTGTATATGGAGGGAACCATCAGAACACTGGATGCCGATATGCGGAAAACACTTTTTGAAAGGCTCGAGACCATCGTAACCAATACTGCTGAAAGTAACGGGGCTGAAGCCACTTTAACGATCAACAAAGGATACCCGATTACATATAATGATCCTGAGCTCACCGCTGCTATGCTTCCTACTCTTGAAGAGACAGCAGGTAAAGATAATGTTGTTCTGATCAACGCGATAACCGGCGCGGAAGACTTCTCCTTCTTTCAGAAAGAGGTCCCCGGACTTTACCTTTTTATCGGAGGAAAAGCCGAAGGTCGTGAGGCTGCAGGGCACCACACTCCTGACTTTTACATCGATGAAAGTGGGATGAAGTTAGGAGTCAGAACTCTGAGCAACCTGGTATTCGATTACACTGCCCGATCTGCCGGACAATAA
- a CDS encoding TolB family protein gives MNRTVYLFTILLFSLISCQQASQFNFGSPTETGASKTPDNLKIAYNVLENVQTNDYEIYVMNADGSNKTNISNQPGVDWVYYSYGTKLYFVSDRDTTSGIFFLYEMEYDGSEIRKITDFRIQDSWFSSRNSGQEFVIKPHDTVDSTRFYIIDMDGEVLEQIEPGLPYIYDPHFSPTGDQIVFRGSRSPYLEDSGYIDELYIINTDGSGLRQLTQYPENDSSARWWSYHAGPPRWKQEQNRITYNSIQKGTSSLFEISPDGSDQTQITSDSTYDGWHSWSEDGEWLVFSRSVVNGGSFNYDIYLRKQNSDEVLRVTTSPKIEQAPVFVRSE, from the coding sequence ATGAACCGGACGGTTTATTTATTCACCATTCTGCTTTTTAGCCTTATCTCATGCCAACAGGCATCACAATTTAATTTTGGGTCACCCACAGAAACGGGTGCTTCAAAAACTCCTGATAACCTTAAGATCGCCTACAATGTGCTCGAAAATGTACAAACCAACGATTATGAGATCTATGTTATGAATGCTGATGGTAGTAATAAAACCAATATCTCTAATCAGCCCGGTGTGGATTGGGTATATTATAGCTATGGAACAAAGTTGTATTTCGTATCGGACCGGGATACAACATCCGGGATCTTTTTTCTGTATGAAATGGAATATGACGGTTCGGAAATAAGGAAGATCACTGACTTCAGGATACAGGACAGTTGGTTTAGCAGTCGAAATTCGGGGCAGGAATTTGTTATTAAACCTCATGACACTGTCGACAGTACACGTTTCTATATCATTGATATGGATGGAGAAGTTCTGGAGCAGATAGAGCCCGGTCTTCCATATATTTATGATCCTCATTTTTCCCCAACGGGTGATCAGATCGTATTCAGAGGATCAAGATCTCCTTATCTGGAAGACTCCGGATACATCGATGAGCTTTACATTATAAATACTGACGGATCCGGTTTAAGACAGCTAACCCAATATCCTGAAAATGATTCTTCCGCACGATGGTGGAGCTATCATGCAGGCCCCCCACGCTGGAAACAAGAGCAAAACCGGATTACCTACAACTCTATACAAAAAGGAACCAGCAGCCTTTTTGAGATCAGTCCCGACGGTAGTGATCAGACCCAAATTACTTCAGACAGTACCTACGACGGCTGGCACTCCTGGTCTGAAGATGGGGAATGGCTGGTTTTTTCCCGTTCAGTGGTAAACGGAGGATCATTTAACTATGACATCTACCTTCGTAAACAGAACTCTGATGAAGTCTTAAGAGTAACTACTTCACCAAAGATCGAGCAGGCTCCGGTATTTGTCCGATCTGAATAG
- a CDS encoding glycoside hydrolase family 13 protein → MKRTYFLFLLLLIPSMSAAQNIERIEPSHWWAQMPVQELQITLYGKDIGLYRAAIDYPGVEIRKQISVDSPNYLFIYLDVSKTAEPGTFSVTLTHHNKSTEFAYELRPRETRGRRNMGFDASDVIYLMMPDRFANGDPSNDSIEGMLEKARFGDLTRRQGGDIQGVINNLNYLDELGMTAVWFTPMFENDMTAQYGAYHGYAATDLYKVDPRFGSNELYKALVDSVHERGMKVIMDMIHNHIGDKHWWMKDLPTADWVHDFERFGQTNFRGSVASDPYASEFDQLKLTDGWFVPEMPDLNQNNELLADYLIQNTLWWIEYSGVDGIRMDTYVYPDKDYMAKWSEKVLEAYPDFNIVGEAWVNTVSGQSFWQENAPGVDDGYDSNLPSLTDFNFSFAVRDAFTQDFGWQNGLSRLYYFLSQDFVYHDPMKNVTFLDNHDMSRFYEHIGKEEDFFKMALVYLMTTRGIPQLYYGTELMMGHTETQGDDEAWRQTMPGGWPEDERSVFTKEGRTDKENEIFELVRTLAQWRKTAIATHEGKLVHFIPENGLYVYFRVHDEQTIMVALNSNEDTSELNENRYNEILSRFTSGYEIISGEQVSLNNIQIEGRSAVIIELKN, encoded by the coding sequence ATGAAAAGAACTTACTTTCTGTTTTTATTACTTCTGATTCCTTCAATGTCGGCTGCACAAAACATTGAGAGAATAGAACCTTCACACTGGTGGGCACAGATGCCTGTTCAGGAGCTGCAGATCACCTTATATGGAAAAGATATCGGGTTGTACCGTGCTGCTATCGATTACCCGGGAGTCGAGATCCGCAAACAGATCTCTGTAGACTCCCCTAATTATCTTTTCATATATCTGGATGTCAGTAAAACAGCGGAGCCCGGCACATTTTCCGTCACACTGACTCACCATAACAAAAGCACTGAATTTGCTTATGAACTAAGACCAAGAGAGACCCGGGGACGCAGGAATATGGGCTTTGATGCATCCGATGTTATTTACCTGATGATGCCGGACCGGTTTGCCAACGGAGACCCCTCAAATGACAGCATAGAGGGAATGCTGGAAAAAGCCCGCTTCGGTGACCTGACCCGCAGACAGGGGGGCGATATACAGGGAGTGATCAACAATCTTAATTATCTTGACGAATTGGGAATGACCGCTGTATGGTTCACACCCATGTTTGAAAATGATATGACAGCCCAATACGGGGCTTATCACGGATATGCGGCAACAGATCTTTATAAAGTGGACCCGCGATTTGGAAGCAACGAACTTTATAAAGCTTTAGTTGACTCCGTTCATGAGAGGGGAATGAAAGTGATCATGGATATGATCCACAATCATATTGGTGACAAGCATTGGTGGATGAAAGACCTTCCTACAGCTGACTGGGTGCATGATTTTGAAAGATTCGGACAGACCAATTTTCGTGGATCTGTAGCTTCAGATCCCTATGCTTCAGAATTTGATCAACTTAAACTAACTGACGGCTGGTTTGTACCCGAAATGCCAGACCTGAACCAGAACAATGAATTGCTGGCCGACTATCTTATTCAGAACACCCTTTGGTGGATCGAATATTCAGGGGTCGACGGCATCCGGATGGATACATATGTATATCCGGATAAAGATTACATGGCAAAATGGTCGGAAAAAGTTCTGGAAGCCTATCCTGACTTCAATATTGTAGGTGAAGCCTGGGTAAATACCGTAAGCGGGCAGTCTTTCTGGCAGGAAAATGCTCCCGGGGTAGATGACGGATATGATTCAAACCTGCCCAGTCTTACGGATTTCAATTTCTCATTTGCAGTACGGGATGCCTTTACCCAGGACTTCGGCTGGCAAAACGGGTTGAGTAGACTATACTACTTTTTATCTCAGGATTTCGTCTATCATGATCCGATGAAGAATGTAACCTTTCTGGACAACCACGATATGTCACGATTTTATGAGCATATCGGAAAGGAAGAAGACTTTTTTAAAATGGCATTAGTCTATCTGATGACCACCCGTGGCATTCCACAGCTGTATTACGGTACTGAGCTCATGATGGGACATACTGAAACCCAGGGTGATGATGAAGCCTGGCGCCAGACCATGCCAGGAGGGTGGCCGGAAGATGAGCGATCGGTATTCACTAAAGAAGGCAGAACCGATAAAGAAAATGAGATCTTTGAATTGGTCCGGACCCTGGCACAGTGGCGTAAAACGGCTATCGCTACTCATGAAGGTAAATTGGTTCATTTCATACCTGAGAATGGCCTTTATGTCTATTTCAGGGTACATGATGAACAAACGATCATGGTGGCCCTTAATAGTAATGAAGACACTTCAGAACTAAATGAGAACCGATATAACGAGATCCTTTCCCGCTTCACCAGTGGTTACGAAATTATAAGCGGTGAACAGGTTTCATTAAATAATATTCAAATCGAAGGCAGGTCAGCGGTAATCATTGAACTGAAAAATTAG
- a CDS encoding RimK family alpha-L-glutamate ligase — translation MKEFDVVVLTESRYIRPDDNSPYVQNILTEDRLIMDALLSRGLLVDRKEWTDQQFDWSDTRAVVFRTTWDYFDKVELFRRWLNLVDTKCLCINDKETILWNIDKHYLADLAQNNVPVIPTHFTRADRKASLSKIMKDRGWNDVVIKPAVGGAGRLTYRILGAQIKEFEDQFAEWTQIESFMVQPFQRSVPAKGEVSHMFFGDHYSHSILKRAKDGDFRVQDDFGGTVHPYEASEEEIRFGLHAIRSSGKNPTYARVDVIEDNNGRLAVSELELVEPELWMRMNPESADIFADQILMQLES, via the coding sequence ATGAAAGAATTTGACGTGGTTGTTCTGACGGAATCCAGATATATCCGTCCGGACGACAACAGCCCTTATGTGCAGAATATTCTGACCGAGGACCGGCTTATTATGGATGCCCTGCTTAGCCGCGGACTTCTCGTGGACAGAAAAGAATGGACCGATCAGCAATTTGACTGGTCCGATACACGGGCAGTGGTATTTCGTACTACCTGGGACTATTTCGATAAGGTTGAGTTGTTCAGGCGCTGGCTGAATCTTGTGGATACTAAGTGTTTATGTATCAATGATAAAGAGACTATTCTCTGGAATATTGACAAACATTACCTGGCAGATCTTGCTCAAAATAATGTCCCGGTCATACCTACTCATTTTACCCGGGCAGACCGAAAAGCGTCCCTTTCCAAGATCATGAAAGACCGTGGATGGAATGATGTGGTGATCAAACCCGCGGTTGGCGGAGCCGGCCGCCTGACCTACCGAATCCTTGGTGCCCAGATCAAGGAATTTGAGGATCAGTTTGCCGAGTGGACTCAAATAGAATCGTTTATGGTTCAGCCCTTTCAACGCTCTGTACCGGCTAAGGGAGAAGTTTCACACATGTTTTTTGGTGACCATTACAGTCACTCCATATTAAAAAGAGCAAAAGACGGAGACTTCAGAGTTCAGGATGATTTTGGGGGTACCGTTCACCCTTATGAGGCCAGCGAAGAGGAAATCCGTTTCGGGCTTCATGCAATCAGGTCCTCCGGCAAAAATCCAACCTATGCACGTGTGGATGTCATTGAAGATAATAACGGCCGGCTGGCGGTTTCTGAACTGGAGCTGGTAGAACCCGAATTATGGATGAGGATGAATCCGGAGTCAGCTGATATTTTTGCAGATCAAATCCTTATGCAGCTTGAATCTTAA
- a CDS encoding GIY-YIG nuclease family protein gives MTLDLFEPAALTQKERVNAAMKELPPHEPGVYTMYDKRDQVLYVGKAKDLMKRVTSYRYSKSKKVQKMIAHVERIRVEVCNSETDAILLENLLIRSLRPPFNSANKKPETYYYISTERRGNHREFRLSMRVLDDYSNIYGCFKGHLKTRKGLGAMLRLLYVKQQEINSAHYLPSQLLKRITPQRFILNLDENTEQMVDHFLSGSSDQLAWDLEEAVLSRDLKDKFTYNYLDTQLESLRMFYTLGPERNFKIKEEMGLESPIIDQDKIDDLMVMLKS, from the coding sequence TTGACCCTAGATTTATTTGAACCCGCAGCCCTGACCCAGAAAGAACGCGTTAACGCGGCTATGAAGGAACTTCCCCCTCATGAACCCGGAGTTTATACGATGTATGATAAACGGGATCAGGTTCTCTACGTTGGTAAGGCAAAAGACCTGATGAAGAGGGTGACCTCCTATCGTTATTCAAAGTCGAAGAAAGTTCAGAAAATGATCGCTCACGTGGAAAGGATCCGGGTGGAAGTCTGCAATTCTGAAACAGATGCTATCCTCCTTGAAAACCTGCTTATACGATCTCTGCGGCCTCCCTTTAATTCCGCTAATAAGAAACCGGAAACCTATTACTATATATCGACCGAGCGAAGAGGGAACCATCGGGAATTTCGTTTATCAATGCGTGTACTGGACGACTACAGTAATATTTATGGCTGCTTTAAAGGCCACCTTAAAACGCGCAAAGGCCTTGGGGCAATGCTTCGACTGCTCTATGTTAAACAACAGGAGATCAACAGTGCCCATTATTTACCGAGCCAGCTGCTGAAAAGGATCACCCCTCAGCGGTTTATACTGAACCTCGATGAAAATACAGAGCAAATGGTCGATCACTTTTTAAGTGGTTCATCTGACCAGTTGGCATGGGATCTTGAAGAAGCCGTATTGTCCCGTGATCTGAAAGATAAGTTTACTTATAACTACCTGGATACGCAGCTGGAATCACTCAGGATGTTTTACACGCTGGGGCCGGAACGAAATTTTAAAATAAAAGAAGAAATGGGCCTGGAATCTCCCATCATTGACCAGGACAAGATCGATGATCTTATGGTAATGTTGAAGTCTTAA